A genome region from Archaeoglobus fulgidus DSM 4304 includes the following:
- a CDS encoding universal stress protein, whose amino-acid sequence MPIVVAVDKKSDRAERVLRFAAEEARLRGVPVYVVHSLPGGGRTKDEDIIEAKETLSWAVSIIRKEGAEGEEHLLVRGKEPPDDIVDFADEVDAIAIVIGIRKRSPTGKLIFGSVARDVILKANKPVICIK is encoded by the coding sequence ATGCCGATTGTGGTTGCAGTAGATAAAAAGTCGGATAGGGCTGAGAGAGTTCTTAGGTTTGCCGCAGAAGAGGCCAGGTTACGTGGAGTCCCTGTGTATGTAGTCCACTCTCTACCAGGTGGAGGAAGGACGAAAGATGAGGACATAATCGAGGCGAAGGAGACTCTTTCATGGGCAGTCAGCATAATAAGGAAAGAAGGGGCAGAGGGGGAGGAGCATCTTCTCGTGAGGGGAAAGGAGCCACCAGACGATATCGTGGACTTTGCCGACGAAGTTGACGCAATTGCAATAGTCATCGGGATCAGAAAGAGAAGTCCTACTGGAAAGCTGATTTTTGGGAGTGTTGCGAGGGATGTAATCCTTAAAGCAAACAAACCGGTGATATGTATTAAGTGA
- a CDS encoding ABC transporter substrate-binding protein encodes MKVRGFVLIVLVAVALLMAGCQQQEQPAATTTPAEAPTGEFAGTVYIGFSGPLSGGAALYGQNNLQGIQFAVEDINKAGGIEIAGKKYRLEVVSADDKYSPALTVPNAEKMLEVYKTPVIFCPHSGGILAMEKINEERGFIIGAYTSSPAILQGGNKHIFQIPPNFELVYVPFLSNVFLDKGIKRAATMEGTHEYGVLWGEKFKEYWKSKGGEIVAEAPVNYYTETDFTTHLQKVLAANPEVILVVGPSEPIANLIKTAREMGYEGGFLVAEQAKIEEIMYFLGIEYDFSTKTVTKGDLSLLEKTAGTSAPEALVQLPEVTSDYRNKVLTQDPLIEGYKVTVSRIKERLGDYPVTWEHALEYQAMMVLAKAMDEADSLDPDAIMDAMENKVWPMDGYMGIPSYIYTKLLRIAPWDTRGALNTPGSALVIWDGQVTGYIEIYPKFWGQEYYYTDASGNKVWG; translated from the coding sequence ATGAAAGTGAGGGGTTTCGTACTCATAGTTCTGGTAGCGGTGGCCCTTTTGATGGCAGGATGTCAGCAGCAGGAGCAGCCAGCAGCCACAACGACTCCAGCTGAGGCTCCTACTGGGGAGTTTGCCGGAACAGTATACATCGGCTTCAGCGGTCCTCTGAGCGGTGGCGCGGCTTTATACGGGCAAAATAACCTGCAGGGAATTCAGTTTGCAGTTGAAGACATAAATAAAGCAGGTGGTATAGAAATTGCAGGAAAGAAATACAGACTTGAGGTTGTTTCGGCGGACGATAAGTACAGTCCCGCCTTAACGGTTCCAAACGCTGAGAAGATGCTTGAAGTCTACAAAACGCCGGTTATTTTCTGCCCCCACAGTGGAGGAATTCTTGCAATGGAAAAAATTAACGAGGAGAGAGGATTCATAATTGGTGCTTACACTTCAAGCCCGGCAATTCTCCAAGGTGGAAATAAGCACATTTTCCAGATTCCGCCTAACTTCGAGCTAGTTTACGTTCCATTCCTCTCAAACGTCTTCCTCGATAAGGGGATAAAGAGGGCAGCAACGATGGAAGGTACGCATGAGTACGGAGTGCTTTGGGGCGAGAAATTCAAGGAATACTGGAAGTCTAAGGGTGGAGAAATAGTCGCAGAGGCTCCAGTAAACTATTACACTGAAACGGATTTCACAACGCACCTCCAGAAGGTACTTGCAGCAAATCCAGAGGTCATCCTTGTGGTTGGCCCGTCCGAACCGATTGCCAACCTAATAAAAACTGCAAGAGAAATGGGCTACGAAGGTGGTTTTCTGGTGGCTGAGCAGGCCAAGATTGAGGAAATAATGTACTTCCTTGGAATAGAGTACGATTTCTCCACAAAAACTGTCACGAAAGGCGACCTTTCGCTGCTTGAGAAGACCGCAGGAACTTCAGCACCAGAAGCCCTCGTTCAGCTTCCGGAGGTAACAAGCGATTACAGAAACAAAGTTCTGACTCAGGACCCGCTGATTGAAGGTTACAAGGTTACTGTCAGCAGAATTAAGGAAAGGCTGGGGGATTACCCGGTTACCTGGGAGCATGCACTCGAGTACCAGGCAATGATGGTCCTGGCTAAAGCAATGGACGAAGCGGACTCTCTCGATCCGGATGCGATAATGGATGCCATGGAGAACAAGGTCTGGCCCATGGATGGCTACATGGGTATTCCGAGCTACATCTACACGAAACTGCTCAGAATAGCTCCATGGGACACGAGAGGAGCTCTTAACACCCCCGGAAGCGCCCTTGTAATCTGGGATGGGCAGGTTACGGGCTACATCGAAATATATCCGAAGTTCTGGGGACAGGAGTACTACTACACGGATGCCTCAGGAAACAAGGTCTGGGGCTAA
- a CDS encoding DVU0298 family protein, with protein MNLEELKPSKLITFLYHPDELLRFKAAEVLGRKVKGEGARNFILRLFWHLSDESGAYCIGAPLGIAEIGRNNPEVFEGFKNKYVSLLDDWEVERKYVAYGIGRAAEIVRDAYPNPVEKLREKVEEIGDASFIAYAIFALKVLGDDVSDMIARFRKSEEIVEFYDGSEMVRTKLSDLLVEVAED; from the coding sequence ATGAATCTCGAAGAGCTCAAGCCCTCAAAGCTTATAACTTTTTTATACCACCCAGACGAGCTTTTGAGGTTCAAGGCTGCTGAAGTTCTCGGCAGGAAGGTTAAGGGAGAGGGGGCGAGGAACTTCATCCTGAGGCTTTTCTGGCACCTCAGCGATGAGAGCGGGGCTTACTGCATCGGAGCGCCTCTCGGCATAGCGGAGATAGGCAGAAACAATCCTGAGGTTTTTGAGGGCTTTAAGAACAAATACGTCTCGCTCCTCGACGACTGGGAGGTGGAGAGGAAGTACGTTGCCTACGGGATCGGGAGGGCTGCTGAAATTGTGAGGGATGCATACCCCAATCCGGTGGAGAAGCTGAGAGAGAAGGTTGAGGAGATAGGGGACGCGAGCTTTATCGCCTACGCAATCTTCGCACTGAAGGTGCTCGGGGATGACGTTTCTGACATGATTGCTAGGTTTAGGAAATCAGAGGAGATTGTTGAATTTTACGATGGAAGTGAGATGGTAAGAACAAAATTGTCTGATCTTTTAGTCGAAGTTGCAGAGGACTAG
- the feR gene encoding ferric-chelate reductase, producing the protein MDVEAFYKISYGLYIVTSESNGRKCGQIANTVFQLTSKPVQIAVCLNKENDTHNAVKESGAFGVSVLELETPMEFIGRFGFRKSSEFEKFDGVEYKTGKTGVPLVTQHAVAVIEAKVVKECDVGTHTLFVGEAVDAEVLKDAEVLTYADYHLMKKGKTPRTATVYFESK; encoded by the coding sequence ATGGATGTTGAGGCCTTTTACAAAATCAGTTACGGACTCTACATTGTCACCTCTGAAAGCAACGGCAGGAAATGCGGGCAGATAGCCAACACGGTCTTTCAGCTCACTAGCAAGCCCGTGCAGATTGCCGTTTGCCTGAACAAGGAGAACGACACCCACAATGCCGTAAAGGAGAGCGGGGCTTTTGGTGTCAGCGTTCTTGAGCTCGAAACACCGATGGAGTTCATAGGAAGATTTGGGTTCAGGAAGAGCAGCGAGTTTGAGAAGTTTGATGGGGTTGAGTACAAAACGGGCAAGACTGGAGTGCCTCTCGTAACCCAGCACGCTGTGGCGGTGATAGAGGCAAAGGTTGTTAAGGAGTGCGACGTCGGCACCCACACGCTGTTCGTTGGGGAGGCTGTTGATGCTGAGGTATTGAAGGATGCAGAGGTGCTTACCTACGCTGACTACCATCTCATGAAGAAGGGTAAGACGCCGAGAACGGCAACGGTTTACTTCGAGAGCAAATGA
- the rbr gene encoding rubrerythrin: MGTLENLVKAFIGESMARNRYTFYAKVAKDEGYVFIQRVFLETAENEKEHAENLLKFIQQLRGDNAAIKVEAEAPLVWGTTVENLKAAIEGEHYENSEMYPQFADEAEKEGFKDIADRLRAIGKAEEHHERRYRRLLAEVENGTFFKRDKEIAWVCLECGYIHYGTEPPEECPSCGHPKAYYVAEDLLSL, from the coding sequence ATGGGAACGCTTGAAAATCTTGTTAAGGCCTTCATTGGAGAGAGCATGGCGAGGAACCGCTACACCTTCTACGCCAAAGTTGCGAAGGATGAGGGCTACGTTTTCATCCAGAGAGTTTTTCTGGAGACTGCTGAGAACGAGAAGGAGCATGCAGAGAACCTCCTGAAATTCATTCAGCAGCTCAGAGGAGATAATGCAGCAATCAAGGTTGAGGCAGAGGCACCGCTCGTATGGGGCACGACAGTTGAGAACCTGAAGGCTGCCATAGAGGGGGAGCACTACGAGAACTCTGAGATGTACCCGCAGTTTGCCGATGAAGCGGAGAAGGAAGGTTTTAAGGATATTGCAGACAGATTAAGGGCCATAGGAAAGGCTGAGGAGCACCATGAAAGGAGATACCGCAGGCTGCTGGCTGAGGTGGAGAACGGAACCTTCTTCAAGAGGGATAAGGAAATTGCGTGGGTCTGCCTTGAGTGCGGATACATCCACTACGGCACTGAACCGCCCGAGGAGTGCCCGAGCTGCGGGCATCCCAAAGCTTACTACGTAGCCGAAGACTTGCTTTCCCTTTAA
- a CDS encoding rubrerythrin family protein, whose translation METPKNLLKGYIGESLAISRYQIYSSIAEAEKFIYVAKYFREVIENEKKHAEIFANLIKKLDIEPSEVEVKAPIKFGTTAENLRYAVEGEKWEAEEFYPSTAEVAEKEGFKEVAERFRALTKVEFSHQRKFAKLLELIENDQMFKRDEEVEWMCLVCGYTEKGKEPPKVCPNCGAMYYHFVSKDILAY comes from the coding sequence ATGGAGACGCCCAAGAACCTCCTGAAGGGCTACATCGGAGAGAGCCTGGCCATAAGCAGGTACCAGATTTACTCAAGCATTGCTGAGGCCGAGAAGTTCATCTATGTGGCGAAGTACTTCCGAGAGGTAATTGAGAATGAGAAGAAGCACGCTGAAATCTTCGCCAACCTGATAAAGAAGCTCGATATCGAGCCGTCTGAGGTTGAGGTGAAGGCTCCGATAAAGTTTGGAACCACCGCTGAGAACCTCAGGTATGCGGTTGAGGGTGAGAAGTGGGAGGCCGAGGAGTTCTACCCATCAACCGCAGAGGTTGCAGAAAAAGAGGGTTTTAAAGAGGTTGCAGAGAGGTTTAGGGCTCTAACCAAAGTTGAATTCTCACATCAGAGAAAGTTTGCCAAGCTCTTGGAGCTGATTGAGAATGACCAGATGTTTAAGAGGGACGAAGAGGTTGAGTGGATGTGCCTCGTTTGCGGCTACACCGAAAAAGGGAAGGAGCCGCCAAAGGTCTGCCCCAACTGCGGGGCGATGTACTACCACTTCGTCTCGAAGGACATTCTGGCTTATTAG
- a CDS encoding desulfoferrodoxin — translation MTEVMQVYKCMVCGNIVEVVHAGRGQLVCCGQPMKLMEVKTTDEGKEKHVPVIEREGNKVYVKVGSVAHPMEEQHYIEWIEVIDDGCVHRKQLKPGDEPKAEFTVMSDRVSARAYCNIHGLWQSG, via the coding sequence GTGACGGAAGTTATGCAGGTGTATAAGTGCATGGTTTGTGGAAATATTGTGGAAGTGGTGCATGCCGGAAGGGGACAGCTAGTTTGCTGCGGGCAGCCGATGAAGCTGATGGAGGTAAAGACGACCGATGAGGGCAAGGAGAAGCACGTCCCCGTCATTGAGAGGGAGGGCAACAAGGTTTACGTGAAGGTTGGAAGCGTTGCCCATCCAATGGAGGAGCAGCACTACATCGAGTGGATTGAGGTAATTGATGACGGCTGCGTGCACAGAAAGCAGCTGAAGCCGGGGGACGAGCCAAAGGCGGAGTTCACGGTGATGTCAGACAGGGTCTCTGCCAGAGCTTACTGCAACATCCACGGCCTCTGGCAGAGCGGGTGA
- a CDS encoding ferritin — protein sequence MASISEKMVEALNRQINAEIYSAYLYLSMASYFDSIGLKGFSNWMRVQWQEELMHAMKMFDFVSERGGRVKLYAVEEPPSEWDSPLAAFEHVYEHEVNVTKRIHELVEMAMQEKDFATYNFLQWYVAEQVEEEASALDIVEKLRLIGEDKRALLFLDKELSLRQFTPPAEEEK from the coding sequence ATGGCATCCATTTCTGAAAAAATGGTTGAGGCTTTGAACAGGCAGATAAACGCTGAAATCTACTCAGCATACCTCTACCTCTCCATGGCCTCTTACTTCGACTCCATCGGGCTTAAGGGCTTCTCAAACTGGATGAGGGTGCAGTGGCAGGAGGAGCTGATGCATGCGATGAAGATGTTTGACTTTGTCAGTGAGAGGGGAGGGAGAGTTAAGCTCTACGCTGTTGAGGAGCCACCATCTGAGTGGGATTCGCCTTTGGCAGCCTTTGAGCACGTTTACGAGCATGAGGTAAATGTTACGAAGAGAATTCACGAGCTTGTTGAGATGGCAATGCAGGAAAAGGACTTTGCAACCTACAACTTCCTGCAGTGGTATGTTGCGGAGCAGGTTGAGGAGGAAGCCTCTGCCCTCGACATTGTGGAGAAGCTGAGGTTGATTGGAGAGGACAAAAGGGCTTTGCTTTTCCTTGATAAGGAGCTTTCTCTCAGGCAGTTTACTCCTCCAGCTGAGGAGGAGAAGTAA
- a CDS encoding mRNA surveillance protein pelota, with protein sequence MQIVEENLRDNEGEIKLIPETLDDLWHLRFIIEKGDVVFATTKRASQSSDKLRSDKEMVTVRLGIEVEKVEFHRFANRLRVSGKIVAGIEESGYHTLNITVGKELSIIKKWKPEQLERLRRAVEDSNRPEIVMLTIEEGYAVAGVLRQWGVEEIFEERMGYGKGMGDSRKEFFGEVAAKLESFDFKYLIVAGPGFAKNDFLDFLKERYPEMAKNAVVVDVSSVGSRGFIEILKRRVVDKIVGEVRLAEEAEYIDRLLEGIAKGERVAYGLDEVREAHNYRAIEVLLVADEFLLEEREKWDVDGLLREVEESGGKVVIMSTEFEPGKRLMSLGGIAALLRFNVKG encoded by the coding sequence GTGCAGATTGTTGAGGAGAACCTGAGGGATAACGAGGGTGAGATAAAGCTAATCCCCGAAACGCTCGACGACCTCTGGCATCTCCGCTTCATAATCGAGAAGGGAGATGTGGTTTTCGCAACTACGAAAAGGGCGAGCCAGAGCAGCGACAAGCTGAGGAGCGATAAGGAGATGGTCACGGTGAGGCTCGGCATCGAGGTGGAGAAGGTGGAGTTTCACAGGTTCGCCAACCGTCTCAGGGTTTCTGGGAAGATAGTTGCCGGGATTGAGGAGTCCGGATACCACACTCTGAATATCACTGTGGGCAAGGAGCTGAGCATAATTAAAAAGTGGAAGCCAGAGCAGCTTGAAAGACTGAGGAGGGCCGTTGAGGATTCCAACCGCCCCGAAATCGTGATGCTGACCATTGAGGAAGGTTACGCTGTTGCAGGAGTTCTGAGGCAGTGGGGTGTTGAGGAGATTTTTGAGGAGAGGATGGGCTACGGAAAGGGTATGGGGGATAGCAGAAAAGAGTTCTTCGGAGAGGTTGCGGCAAAGCTTGAGAGCTTCGATTTTAAATACCTCATCGTTGCTGGACCGGGATTCGCCAAAAACGATTTTCTCGACTTTTTGAAGGAGAGGTATCCTGAGATGGCTAAGAATGCCGTTGTGGTGGACGTTTCCTCCGTCGGCTCAAGGGGCTTCATTGAAATTTTGAAGAGAAGGGTCGTTGACAAAATAGTTGGGGAAGTTAGACTTGCTGAGGAGGCGGAGTATATAGACAGGCTGCTTGAAGGGATAGCGAAGGGAGAGAGAGTCGCTTACGGTCTGGATGAGGTCAGGGAGGCGCACAATTACAGGGCGATTGAGGTTTTGCTCGTTGCGGATGAGTTTCTGCTTGAGGAGAGGGAGAAGTGGGATGTTGACGGACTGCTCAGGGAAGTTGAGGAGTCGGGCGGAAAGGTGGTGATAATGAGCACCGAATTCGAGCCGGGTAAGAGGCTGATGAGCCTCGGTGGAATAGCTGCCCTCCTGAGATTCAACGTAAAAGGTTAA